A region from the Benincasa hispida cultivar B227 chromosome 10, ASM972705v1, whole genome shotgun sequence genome encodes:
- the LOC120089124 gene encoding uncharacterized protein LOC120089124, whose protein sequence is MYSSSLYNNDRNVWDIYDQWVRANEKARAYILASISDVLNKKHEVMPTAREIMALLQEMFGKPSSSIRHEAIKYVDSTRMKDWSNIREHVLDMMVHFNIAEAHGAMIDEISQMSGNATTTGGLLDKKYDEAKNILDRISKNHEDWRESDQ, encoded by the exons GGACATCTATGATCAGTGGGTTAGAGCTAATGAAAAAGCTCGAGCCtacatcttagcaagtatatctgatgtacttaataagaaacatgaggtaatGCCCACCGCCCGTGAGATAATGGCGTTGCTCCAGGAAATGTTCGGGAAACCGTCATCCTCTAttcgacatgaagccattaagtatgttGACAGTACTCGTATGAAAGATTGGTCCAacattagagaacatgttctcgatatgatggtccattttaatattgcCGAGGCTCATGGGGCGATGATAGATGAGATAAGTCAA ATGTCTGGCAATGCGACAACAACTGGAGGTCTACTTGACAAAAAgtatgatgaggctaaaaatatccttgatcgcatttcgaaGAATCACGAAGATTGGCGCGAAAGCGATCAATGA